Proteins encoded together in one Epinephelus moara isolate mb chromosome 2, YSFRI_EMoa_1.0, whole genome shotgun sequence window:
- the LOC126402738 gene encoding C-X-C chemokine receptor type 5, producing the protein MAVTNTFQVYELGDSYDLGNDTDYNYSNTKGEETFCEDNKGIGLQTFHAMFQPLLYSLSFLLGVAGNGLMITVLLRRWRLLRITEIYLLHLALADLMLLVTFPFYVVENINGWLFGEFLCKLIGLMQNLNLHCGCFLLACIGFDRYLAIVHAIPSMQSRRPRTVHLTCMLLWLVCFGLSVPNAVFLSVKEDPTSTPRLSCFYHHFRIHGNNWVLANRVLDHLCFFLPLAVMSYCYTAVVVTLRNSQKSKAKQGAIRLAVLVTLVFFFCWLPYNITLLIKTVSDQYNINCELMVNLPPALDVTKSLGFSHCCLNPFLYAFVGVRFRRELIHLICKLGCSRVCLPFIRPQGHSRPSISDGATTTSTILI; encoded by the exons ATGGCTGTAACAAACACCTTTCAAGTTTATGAG CTGGGTGACTCATATGATTTGGGGAATGACACAGACTACAATTACAGCAACACAAAAGGAGAAGAAACCTTCTGTGAGGACAATAAGGGGATCGGCCTGCAGACCTTTCATGCCATGTTTCAACCTCTGCTGTACAGCCTGAGCTTCCTGCTGGGTGTCGCAGGGAATGGCCTGATGATAACAGTCCTCCTGAGACGTTGGCGCCTGCTGCGCATCACTGAGATCTACCTGCTGCACCTCGCCCTGGCTGACCTCATGCTCCTTGTCACGTTTCCTTTTTATGTAGTTGAAAATATAAATGGTTGGCTGTTTGGGGAGTTTCTCTGCAAGCTTATTGGCCTGATGCAAAATCTTAACCTCCACTGTGGGTGTTTCCTTCTAGCATGCATTGGGTTTGATCGCTATTTGGCTATTGTTCATGCTATTCCTAGTATGCAAAGTCGACGTCCGAGAACAGTGCACCTGACATGCATGTTATTGTGGCTGGTCTGTTTTGGTTTATCAGTACCCAATGCTGTGTTTCTTTCTGTAAAGGAAGACCCTACGAGCACACCTAGGCTCTCCTGTTTCTATCATCATTTCCGTATCCATGGAAACAACTGGGTTTTGGCCAACAGAGTTTTAGatcatctgtgttttttcctaCCTCTGGCTGTCATGAGCTATTGTTACACAGCAGTGGTAGTTACTTTGCGCAACAGTCAAAAAAGCAAAGCTAAGCAAGGGGCAATTCGATTGGCTGTACTTGTCACTCtcgtttttttcttctgttggcTGCCTTATAATATCACCTTACTGATAAAAACTGTGAGTGACCAATATAATATAAACTGTGAACTTATGGTCAACCTGCCTCCCGCCCTTGATGTGACGAAGAGCCTGGGGTTCTCACACTGTTGCCTGAACCCTTTCTTGTACGCCTTTGTTGGGGTGCGGTTTCGCAGGGAGCTTATACACTTAATTTGTAAACTGGGCTGCAGCCGAGTTTGCCTACCTTTCATTAGACCTCAAGGTCACAGTCGCCCTTCCATTTCTGATGGAGCAACAACAACCAGCACCATCCTCATCTAA
- the ddx6 gene encoding probable ATP-dependent RNA helicase ddx6, which translates to MSTARTENPVILGLSNQNGQLRGSVKPAGAPGGGGGGPQQQQLNQMKGTINNGNSQPAPTTNAVIKPGDDWKKSLKLPPKDMRMKTSDVTATKGNEFEDYCLKRELLMGIFEMGWEKPSPIQEESIPIALSGRDILARAKNGTGKSGAYLIPLLERIDLKRDCIQAVVIVPTRELALQVSQICIQVSKHMGGVKVMATTGGTNLRDDIMRLDETVHVIIATPGRILDLIKKGVAKVNQVQMIVLDEADKLLSQDFVVMMEEMLGFLPKQRQILLYSATFPLSVQKFMNAHLQKPYEINLMEELTLKGVTQYYAYVTERQKVHCLNTLFSRLQINQSIIFCNSSQRVELLAKKISQLGYSCFYIHAKMRQEHRNRVFHDFRNGLCRNLVCTDLFTRGIDIQAVNVVINFDFPKLGETYLHRIGRSGRFGHLGLAINLITYDDRFNLKGIEEQLGTEIKPIPGIIDKSLYVAEYHSESGEEVKP; encoded by the exons ATGAGTACAGCCAGGACAGAGAATCCAGTTATTTTGGGCTTGTCCAACCAGAATGGACAGCTCAGAGGCTCAGTAAAGCCTGCCGGAGCaccaggtggaggtggaggaggccctcaacaacaacaacttaatCAGATGAAAGGCACAATCAACAATGGCAATTCCCAGCCAGCCCCCACAACTAACGCTGTCATCAA GCCTGGAGATGACTGGAAGAAAAGTTTGAAATTGCCCCCTAAAGACATGAGGATGAAAACTTCG GATGTGACTGCAACTAAAGGCAACGAGTTTGAAGATTATTGCCTAAAGAGGGAGCTGCTCATGGGAATCTTTGAGATGGGCTGGGAAAAGCCCTCTCCAATTCAG GAGGAAAGCATTCCCATTGCACTGTCAGGAAGGGATATCTTGGCCAGAGCCAAGAATGGCACGGGAAAGAGTGGAGCCTACCTCATTCCCTTACTTGAACGCATTGACCTGAAGAGGGACTGCATACAAG ctgttgtcATAGTGCCCACCAGAGAACTGGCTCTGCAAGTAAGCCAAATATGTATCCAGGTCAGCAAACACATGGGTGGAGTGAAGGTAATGGCAACCACAGGTGGCACCAACCTACGTGATGACATCATGAGACTTGACGAAACGG tacATGTAATTATTGCCACTCCTGGGAGAATTTTAGACCTCATCAAGAAAGGAGTGGCCAAAGTCAATCAAGTGCAGATGATTGTTCTGGATGAA GCTGACAAACTCCTGTCTCAGGACTTTGTGGTTATGATGGAGGAAATGCTGGGCTTCCTGCCCAAACAGAGGCAGATTCTACTTTATTCTGCAACCTTCCCTCTTAGCGTGCAGAAGTTTATG AATGCACACTTGCAGAAACCCTATGAGATCAACCTGATGGAGGAGCTTACACTGAAGGGTGTGACTCAGTATTACGCTTATGTAACTGAAAGGCAAAAAGTTCATTGCCTTAACACCTTGTTCTCCAGG CTCCAGATCAACCAGTCTATTATCTTCTGCAACTCCTCTCAGAGAGTGGAGCTCCTTGCCAAGAAGATCTCCCAGCTTGGTTATTCATGTTTCTACATTCATGCCAAGATGAGACAG GAGCATCGCAACCGTGTATTCCATGACTTCAGAAATGGCCTCTGCCGGAATCTCGTCTGCACTG aCCTCTTCACAAGAGGAATTGACATTCAAGCTGTGAATGTTGTGATCAATTTCGACTTTCCCAAGCTGGGAGAAACGTACCTACATCGCATTGGTAGATCTG GCCGCTTCGGACACTTGGGTCTCGCCATCAACCTCATCACGTATGATGATCGCTTCAACCTGAAAGGGATTGAGGAGCAGCTTGGAACAGAGATCAAGCCCATCCCTGGCATCATTGACAAGAGCCTATATGTGGCAGAGTACCACAGTGAGAGTGGCGAAGAAGTCAAGCCATGA